The following is a genomic window from Saprospiraceae bacterium.
TATCAAAAAAATTTATCTTGAAAAAAGTAATCATAGTAAGGCACGCAAAATCTTCCTGGGATGATTTCAGGATGACTGATTTTGAACGTCCACTTGACCAACGTGGTCTTCGGGATGCTCCTTATATGGCAAAATTATTGAAAACTGAAGGTCTGAAACCTGATGTGATCTATACCAGCGATGCTAATCGGGCTCAAACCACTGCCAACTTTTTTGCCTCAGAATTTGATATGGAAATCAAAAAAAAACATAGCCTTTATCACGGTGCACCTGATGATTATCTCGATGTCATCAGAATGGAAAATGATCATTATCAAACCATTGCATTATTTGGACACAATCCAGGCATTACTTTCCTTACTAATCTGATTAGCCCTGGAAGTACACACAATATTCCTACTTGTGGCATCATCGTAGCTGAATGGAACAGCTCAAAATGGGGTAATTGCGACTGGCAAAAAATGAAGTTATTAAAAATTTTTACACCTAAAGGCGATAATCATGAGTAAGGCCTGTGTGATTTGGCTGCTTTTAATAATTATAGGATGTGGGAAAGGCCATAGTCCGAAGCTTATCCTGACAAATGATGAGCTCGTAAAAGCCATGGTAGAGTTGTACACCATCAATGCAGCCCTCGAAATAGACGATATGACTCTCAGGGATAGTCTTTCAGCAGTTTATCTCCGCAAAGTTGCAGATATCACAGGTCATTCCCCTGAAATCATCAGGAACGATTTTGACAAATTGATTTTAATGCCTGATACTTTGCTCATGATTCAGGGTAGGGCATTGGATACTTTACGCTTTCTTCAAGATAAATCTCCCACATCATCTCCAATTAGCATTGGTTTGGAATGACTTATTTATACCAGTATAAGCTTACAACTAATATAATATCAATATATTACATAGCTGTTAATTATTTATATATTTAATTTCAATCATTCATTACTCTTTGATCAGGTTATATTTTTACTTTTGCAGTTTATTGACTGACTTTTTAGACCCGTAAAACCTTAAAATTTAAAGCCATGAGTTGGTTTAAAAGACTGAAAGAAGGAATCCAGACAGCAACAAAAAACAAAAAGGAAACACCGGATGGTTTATGGCATAAATGTCCAAGTTGCGGTGAAATGACCACGGTCAAAGACCTTCGGGAGAATCTTTTTATTTGCCCGAAATGTGATTACCATACACGTATTAGTTCATTAGATTATTTTGAAATTATATTTGACGGAAAGTACTCAAGAATGTTTGACAATATCATCTCTGTCGATATGCTTGAATTTAAGGATGTAAAATCCTATGAGGACCGTCTTGCAGAAGCCTACAAGAAAACCAATCTCAATGATTCTATGTGTGTCGCTGCTGGAAATGTCAATAAATATCCATTAGTTGTTGCCTGTATGGATTTTGGTTTTATCGGTGGTTCGATGGGATCCGTAGTAGGAGAGAAGATTTCTAGGTCTATTGACTACTGTATAGCACATCGGGTACCTTTGATGATCATTTCCAAATCAGGAGGTGCGCGGATGATGGAGTCTGCTTTTTCTTTGATGCAAATGGCAAAAACATCCGCGAAGCTGACTCTTATGGCAAAAAATGGAATTCCTTATTTTTCATTTATGACTGATCCAACCACAGGTGGAGTTACAGCTTCTTATGCGATGCTTGGAGATTTAAATTTTGCTGAACCGGCAGCACTTATTGGTTTTGCAGGTCCGAGAGTTATAAAAGAAACTATCAAAAAAGATCTTCCTGAGGATTTTCAGACTTCTGAATATCTTTTGGAACATGGCTTCCTTGATTTTATTGTACATAGAAAAAACCTTAAAGAAAAACTTGGAGATATTCTATCCTGTTTTGATCTCAAAAAGTCAGAAAGTAAAGAATTATCAGAAATACAAGAATAAAAAGCTCTTTTCAAAGGGATCACAAATGGCTATAAGTTCATCTTGCAAGGACATACCTTCCACTGATAAGTACTGCAACATGCTTTCTTTTCTTTCCTGAAGGTTGTTTTCAGGAAAGAGTTTTTGCCTTATGTTCTTTAATTGGTTTATGGCTGTTTCTTCTTTATGTTTGATGGATTTTTTGAGCCTTGCTTCAATACCTTCTATATTCTTGATCACTTTATGTCCCTCACTTAAGACATAAGGAGCCAATGTTGGGTCAATGATTTTAGCACGTTCTGATATTGATGTAAAAATCTGATTGACTTTTTCTATTTCATTGGCTAAGTGGAAATCAACTTCTGCAACATGCTCAAGATATTCCGTGATCATTTTATTTTCGTCTTTCAAAAGCAAATGGAGAGTAATTCCAGGTTTGTCCATAGATTTCTGCACTGCTTTTGTCATCATCATGAGAGAATTTCTTCTGATAAGTGCCGGAAAGAAAACACCAAAATATTCAAACTGCGATTTCCTTTCCAACCAATATGCTATTTCGCCTCCACCTCCAATATAGGCAATATTGGGCAAAATATATTCCTGAAATATAGGTCTCATAATGACATTAGGGCTAAATCGCTCCGGATACTCATCAATCAACTGCTTTATTTCAGCTTCTGAAAAAACCAGTTCTGTGTGATTTACATGATATTGATTATTTTCAAAATAGATGCGCTCCCGCAATCCATCCAGCATGTAAAATAAATTGATATCTCTCGCAAATGCTTGTGGTCGGAAACCCAAAGTAGACAATTCATCCTGCGTTTTTTGAATTAAATGAATACTTTTTCTCTCTAATATTTCTTTTTTTATGTGCGGAGCAAAAGCATTTTTAAATCTTGAATCATCCATATTAAGCACAATGAGTCCGTTTGCTCCAAAAAAATTATTCAACCATGAAAATACAAAATCATTGTAAGTATTTGCATTGTAGAGAGCTGTTTCAAATGTAGAGATGATTTCTTTTACATGATCATTGTGACCGAGGATTTCCTGAACATTTTTGATCACTTCTTCCAGACCAGCCGTCGAAAATCTACCTACCGGGCCTTTTGATTCATTTTGCCACTCAATGGATTTATTATACAAAAATATAGATTTGACTTCATCAAAGTCATGATCCTCAGATCCACTGATAAAAACCGGCACAAACTTGCAATCATTAAATTTTTGACTTAATTGTCTGCACAGATTTATAGTGGAGTATATCTTATAAAAATAATATGCAGGCCCACCCATGAGACACGGTTGATGTGCGGTGACAATAGTAAATGTATTTTCTTCCTGCAGATCTTTAATATTCTGAGTTTGAAGATCAGTGGGTTCTGATTTTGTGTACTGATCCTGCAAAACACTTACCAGGAGAGCTCTGTCTACAGGAAACCGATTCCTCCTGACTTCAATTGCATCTTTCAAACCATCCAAATCAGGCGTAAATTCAATGAAATGTTTAAGTCTCTCCGGATTTTGCTGATAAAATTTATCTTTAAATGAAAGTGAATTTATCTCGTTAAAAGGTACTTTTTCTATGCGAAGCATGTGGGTGTTACATTAAAATTTACAGGTGTTGGTATAACTTTTTGATTTTCTAATAAAGATTTTTTTTTAAACACATTGACAACAACCTGAAATTTAATAGTTTTGTTCATTTAATATAAAAATCTAACTCAAGCAGCATCATGAAAGGATTACATATAAATTGCGATATGGCAGAATCTTATGGCAATCTGACATGTGGTAATGACATTGATATCATGCCGTTCGTAGATGCAGTAAATATTGCTTGTGGATTTCATGGCGGAGACCCGTTGACTATTTTGGATACTATCACTCAGGCTCATAAATTTAATAGACAGATTGGTGCTCATCCATCGTATCCTGATTTAGTAGGATTTGGCAGGAGATACATTGAGATGACATCATCTGAGCTTTATGCAGCATTACTGTATCAGATTGGGGCAGTAAAAGCTTTGACGGAGACTATTGGAGGTAAATTATACCATGTCAAACCTCATGGTGCCTTGTACAACACCGCATTTTTAAATCAAAACGTGGCATCAATTATTGTTGATGTTGTGAAAGCTATCGATGCAGGTTTGATAATTTTCGCCCAGGAACATTCTCTTCTTGAAAAAACAGCGAACAAGTCAGGTTTGAAAGTAATGTATGAAGGATTTGCTGACAGAAAATATAATGATGATGGCACTTTGGCACCGAGACATCTGCCGGGAGCGGTTATCTCTTCGCCTGCAGAAGTCAAAGAGCAAACATTTTTGCTTCAGGAAGGAAAGGCTATGACCATCTCCGGAAAAATAATTAAAGTTGCAGCGGATACAATTTGCCTTCATGGTGACCACCCTGAAGTTATAAAATCCTTAACTTTGATCAGAAACTATTCTTAGTTTTAGTCCCATGTTTGAAAAAGTAAGACAGTTTGGTCCCAATGCTATATTGATAGAATGGCAACAATCCATATCAGACGATGTCATCGACGAAATCGCTTTTTATACCACAGAGTTAAGAGATGCAAATATTGATGGTATCGTAGATATTGTTCCTGCATATGCATCATTGACGATTTTCTTCAATCCGGAGTTACAAAATCTTCAAAAGTTGATGGAGATTTTAAATAATATCAAATACCACCAGGTTAAGTCTGTCAATGTAAATATTTGGGACATTCCGGTACGGTACGACAGTGAGCAATCAGCAGATATGATGACTCTAATGAAATACACAGGATTAAACAGAGACAGCATAGTAGCATTACACTCTGAAACAATGTATAAAGTGTGTTTCATAGGTTTTTTGCCAGGTTTTTTATACCTTAGTGGTCTTCCTTCAGAGCTTTGTATACCTCGGAAAAATGTTCCATCTACCCACATCGAAAAAGGGTCAGTGGCGATAGGTGGATGTCAAACAGGTATTTATCCCTGCGATAGTCCAGGTGGATGGCATGTGATAGGAAACACAGATTTTGATTTTATTCAATATATTAATATGCCGTATTGTCCTGTTCAGCCTGGAGATACAGTTAAATTTGTTCCTTTATTATCATCATAAAATTTTTAAAATTTTGATAAAGATACTCAGATGACTTCTTTCAGCTTTTCGATTGTATAATTCAATTCTTCGACAGTATTATATGGTGAAAATGAAAACCGGATAGTTTTTCTTTCTTTTGGATGTTTTATAGCTTGTATGACATGTGAGTCTTCTTCAATACCGGCACTACATGCGCTTCCTGATGATGCAGAAATGCCATTAATATCCAGATTCATCACCAGCATTTCAGTTTTCGGCCCAGGAGGAAATGAGACACTTAAGATATGTGCAAGAAAGTGATCATCCTGATTTCCATTGAAAGAGATGTCGCTGATACTATTTGACAATTGTTGTTTCATTAGATTTCTCAGATTTAGGACATACTTATAGTTTTCAACCATATTCTTTACAGACATATCCAGTGCTTTTTCTAAACCTGCTATAGCAGCTACATTTTCAGTACCGGCTCGCATATTTCGTTCCTGAGCACCTCCATGTATATAGGCTGGAAGTATGTATTCATTACTTATATACACAAATCCGATTCCTTTGGGACCATGAAATTTATGGGCTGATGCGGATAGAAAACTGATATTGGATGATTGGATGTCGATCGGATATTTACCAATTGTCTGAACAGCATCACAATGAAAAGGTACATTAAATTTTTTACATATTTCACCGGTTAATTGTAAGTCAATCATGGTTCCTATCTCATTGTTGCCGTGCATAAGGCTGACCATAGTTGCTGAACTGTCTTCTTCCAACAGTTTTGTGAGTTGATCAGTATCCGGATTCCCTTTTTGATCGACACGTAGATAAATGACTTCGATCAGCCTTGATATTGCTAAATATTGGACAGTGTGCAGGATACAATGGTGCTCTGTCGGTGATGTGATGATCCTTTTGATATGGAGATATTCGACTGCGTTTTTCAGAACCATATTATTGGCCTCGGTCGCCGAGGATGTAAAAAACACTTCTGATATTGAAGCATTGATTGTTTTGGCGACAGTTTTTCTTGCTTGCTCGATCAGTGACTTGGTCTTTCGGCCATGCCAGTGTATAGAAGATGGATTGCCAAAATCTTCTTTGAAAATACGACACATCACTTCGACAACCTCATCTGTCATTGGTGTTGTTGACGCATTATCAAAATATACTCTCATATTTAGATTTTTGTGTAAAAGTAAAAATATTTTGAAATCAATGTATACCAAACAGAAAATTGATTTCGAAAATTTACAATCATAATTATTTAATTTACAATACATTATGTTTTAAATATTTCGCAGAATATTTTCTGTCCACTACAATTCAGTTAAGACATCTTTATTAAGTCTTTCCCTTGTATATGAAAGATTTAGATAGGGTAAAAACAAAGAAAAATTCCTTATCTAAACGAGATTGATTTTGAAATAACAAAAATGCCGTACCTGCGAGGCAGATACGGCATGGTATTGTATCCTTTAGGATTTCATTTATAAAACTGGTATCCGTAATACTTGACCAGGGTATATAAGATCAGGTGAAGTAAGCATAGGCTTGTTTGCTTCGAAGATCGCAGGATATTTCATCATATCCCCATAATGTTCTTTTGCGATTTTTGAAAGAGAGTCACCTTTTTTGACTTCATAAAAAGTGGCTTCCGGTTCTGCATTGATCACAGAGATTCTGTCGTCTACAGTAGCAATACCTTCCGTATTACCAACTATAAGAATCACTTTTTCTTTTGCGGTTGTCGACTCTACCTGACCGTATACAGTCGCTTTGTCATCATCTACCACGATGTCCAGATTTTCTACAGGAATACCATGTGAAACTACCTGAGCTGCGAGTGCTGCGGCTTTGTTTTTTTCTGCGGCTTCTTGAAGCGCTTCCATTGCTGCATTAGGATTTGTTGCAGGTGCTGTGGGTGCTGCTTCAGATTTTCCTCCAAAAAGTTTTGATCCGGCAGCCTTTAAAAATGAAAATAATCCCATAATTAATTGATTTTAAAATTAATAAAATATAACCAATATCGGTTACGACGCAAATAACGATAATTATCTAAAATTAATTTCAAAACTTGGAAAATATTTTAAAATTTTCATATCAAATTTTAATTTTTTAATTGAAAAACTCTGATTAAAAAGACAGGTTGTACTTCATTTTTTCGCATCACATTAAAATTCATAATTTTTTTTTGCGATTCAGGCAAGATGCCTTAACATATTGCATCGTAGCTAAAAGCTACGACGAACAAACGATGCTTTAGAGACATGATCCTGCAGATAAATTACTCCCGCCAATCGGGGCAGGAGCGTAGCTCTGTCATCTTTGTAGAAAATATTAACACCTGAAACATGAGGGGTGTAGCCCTGACATCTTATAATTACCACATCTTTTAAGATCGCAGGGCTACGCCCCTACGTAATGGTGTGTGGATATTTTCGCTACAAAGATCTCAGGACTACGTCCCATTTATTAATCTCGGACATAAAGATTAGAGATAATACACAGGTTGTATTTCATTTTTTCGCATCACATTAAAAATCATCATTTTATTCGCAATTTAGGCAAGATGCCTTAATATATTACATCGAAGTTACAAGCTACGACGAACAAACGAAACTTGATAAGAAATCGAGCACAGTGCGAAAAAATGATATGCACCTAAAAGACTTCTTCTAAGATTGTAAAAAAAATATCAAAACCATTCCCTTTTCTAATGCTTTAATTGATGAAGCAAGCCATATACTATAGAATGTATTGCAAAGTCAAGCTATTAATAAACAATTTTTTAAATGCTCTTTTGAAAGGGGAAATAAAGTAGCTGATTATCATAATTTGAAAAATTAAAATAAAAATCATTTTACATTAATAAATTATATTATTTATAATCAACAGTAAAACAGTATTTTAACAAACTGATATTTTTTTTTAAAGATATGTTTTTATTATTTTCTTACAAATTTAACAAAAGTCGTATATTTGCGGAGTTTTTTCAAAAATGACATATTATTACAATGCAAGGAAAAGGTTTAGTTAAAGTATTTTTGGTATTAATTATATTGGTTTGCTTATTGCAATTCGCTTATTTTATACCCACCAACAAGATAGAAAATGCCGCAGATGATTATGCAATGAATATTGCAGGACCAAATGCTACGGAAGCAAGTAAAGAATTTAAAACTGCGAGAGCTAAATTTCTTGACTCTGTTTCAGGTCAGGAGATTTTTACTATTCCACTCATAAAATCGTACACCTACAGTGAGGTGAAAAAGCAACAATTGGCTTTGGGTCTTGACCTGAAAGGTGGAATGAGTGCCGTTCTTCAGGTTGACCTGAAAGACTTTTTAAAATCTTTGGCCGGACGAAACAGCAATAATACAAATTTTCAGAAAGCTTTGGAAAATGCCACTGCTGCTCAGAAAACTTCGCAATCCGATTACATTACATTGTTTGCAGAAGCATATAGAGCAATTGCAGGTCCTGATCAACTTGCCAGAATATTTGCCAGAAATGAAACATTGGGTGAAATTAATGCCACTACCAATGATGGAGTGGTCACTCGTCTGATAAGACAGAAAGCAAATGAAACTGTCAATCTTACCTTTGAAAGACTTAAGAAAAGGATTGATAAGTTGGGCGTAGCACAGCCAAATGTGTCTCTCGACCCCAACAGAGATATCATCATCGTGGAGATGCCAGGTATCGACAATCCTGCCAGAGCGAGACAATTCCTTTCTGCGAGTGCAAAGCTGGAATTTTGGGAGACATACAGATTTTCTGATCCTGGTGTTGTTGAAGCCTTCAGAGCGGCTGATGCAGCTTCTTCTGTCGGTGTAGTGGATACGGCTAAATCATCTGTACCATCCATAGTGATGAGGGATTCAGTGATTTATGATAACTTAGGTAAACCTGTAGATACTGTTCAGGTAGCCACTACAACTAATAACAACTCAACAAACACAGGAGTTTTGCTTAAAAATCTGTCGCTCAATGGCGGTACCATGAGTCCCAGTGTCATTGGGGTATCTGACAGAAGTAAAATTTCTACTATCAATTCCATTCTGCAAAGGGAAGATATTAAGGCAATGTTTCCAAAAAATGCTCAATTGATGTGGTCATACAAACCAAGCCAGGATGTGGATGGACTGGTTACCAATAATTATGAGCTTTACATGATCAGAAAACAAGCGAATAGCGAAAATGCTCCTCTTGATGGAGACGTAGTGACAAGTGCTGTACAGACACTAAACCCTGTAAATGGTGAAGTAGAGGTAAATGTAAGGATGAACGCTACAGGGTCTAAAAAATGGGCTG
Proteins encoded in this region:
- a CDS encoding histidine phosphatase family protein, which codes for MKKVIIVRHAKSSWDDFRMTDFERPLDQRGLRDAPYMAKLLKTEGLKPDVIYTSDANRAQTTANFFASEFDMEIKKKHSLYHGAPDDYLDVIRMENDHYQTIALFGHNPGITFLTNLISPGSTHNIPTCGIIVAEWNSSKWGNCDWQKMKLLKIFTPKGDNHE
- a CDS encoding acetyl-CoA carboxylase carboxyltransferase subunit beta, producing MSWFKRLKEGIQTATKNKKETPDGLWHKCPSCGEMTTVKDLRENLFICPKCDYHTRISSLDYFEIIFDGKYSRMFDNIISVDMLEFKDVKSYEDRLAEAYKKTNLNDSMCVAAGNVNKYPLVVACMDFGFIGGSMGSVVGEKISRSIDYCIAHRVPLMIISKSGGARMMESAFSLMQMAKTSAKLTLMAKNGIPYFSFMTDPTTGGVTASYAMLGDLNFAEPAALIGFAGPRVIKETIKKDLPEDFQTSEYLLEHGFLDFIVHRKNLKEKLGDILSCFDLKKSESKELSEIQE
- the bshC gene encoding bacillithiol biosynthesis cysteine-adding enzyme BshC, with protein sequence MLRIEKVPFNEINSLSFKDKFYQQNPERLKHFIEFTPDLDGLKDAIEVRRNRFPVDRALLVSVLQDQYTKSEPTDLQTQNIKDLQEENTFTIVTAHQPCLMGGPAYYFYKIYSTINLCRQLSQKFNDCKFVPVFISGSEDHDFDEVKSIFLYNKSIEWQNESKGPVGRFSTAGLEEVIKNVQEILGHNDHVKEIISTFETALYNANTYNDFVFSWLNNFFGANGLIVLNMDDSRFKNAFAPHIKKEILERKSIHLIQKTQDELSTLGFRPQAFARDINLFYMLDGLRERIYFENNQYHVNHTELVFSEAEIKQLIDEYPERFSPNVIMRPIFQEYILPNIAYIGGGGEIAYWLERKSQFEYFGVFFPALIRRNSLMMMTKAVQKSMDKPGITLHLLLKDENKMITEYLEHVAEVDFHLANEIEKVNQIFTSISERAKIIDPTLAPYVLSEGHKVIKNIEGIEARLKKSIKHKEETAINQLKNIRQKLFPENNLQERKESMLQYLSVEGMSLQDELIAICDPFEKSFLFLYF
- a CDS encoding LamB/YcsF family protein, coding for MKGLHINCDMAESYGNLTCGNDIDIMPFVDAVNIACGFHGGDPLTILDTITQAHKFNRQIGAHPSYPDLVGFGRRYIEMTSSELYAALLYQIGAVKALTETIGGKLYHVKPHGALYNTAFLNQNVASIIVDVVKAIDAGLIIFAQEHSLLEKTANKSGLKVMYEGFADRKYNDDGTLAPRHLPGAVISSPAEVKEQTFLLQEGKAMTISGKIIKVAADTICLHGDHPEVIKSLTLIRNYS
- the pxpB gene encoding 5-oxoprolinase subunit PxpB; translation: MFEKVRQFGPNAILIEWQQSISDDVIDEIAFYTTELRDANIDGIVDIVPAYASLTIFFNPELQNLQKLMEILNNIKYHQVKSVNVNIWDIPVRYDSEQSADMMTLMKYTGLNRDSIVALHSETMYKVCFIGFLPGFLYLSGLPSELCIPRKNVPSTHIEKGSVAIGGCQTGIYPCDSPGGWHVIGNTDFDFIQYINMPYCPVQPGDTVKFVPLLSS
- a CDS encoding cysteine desulfurase, yielding MRVYFDNASTTPMTDEVVEVMCRIFKEDFGNPSSIHWHGRKTKSLIEQARKTVAKTINASISEVFFTSSATEANNMVLKNAVEYLHIKRIITSPTEHHCILHTVQYLAISRLIEVIYLRVDQKGNPDTDQLTKLLEEDSSATMVSLMHGNNEIGTMIDLQLTGEICKKFNVPFHCDAVQTIGKYPIDIQSSNISFLSASAHKFHGPKGIGFVYISNEYILPAYIHGGAQERNMRAGTENVAAIAGLEKALDMSVKNMVENYKYVLNLRNLMKQQLSNSISDISFNGNQDDHFLAHILSVSFPPGPKTEMLVMNLDINGISASSGSACSAGIEEDSHVIQAIKHPKERKTIRFSFSPYNTVEELNYTIEKLKEVI
- the lysM gene encoding peptidoglycan-binding protein LysM; amino-acid sequence: MGLFSFLKAAGSKLFGGKSEAAPTAPATNPNAAMEALQEAAEKNKAAALAAQVVSHGIPVENLDIVVDDDKATVYGQVESTTAKEKVILIVGNTEGIATVDDRISVINAEPEATFYEVKKGDSLSKIAKEHYGDMMKYPAIFEANKPMLTSPDLIYPGQVLRIPVL